The following are encoded together in the Choloepus didactylus isolate mChoDid1 chromosome 7, mChoDid1.pri, whole genome shotgun sequence genome:
- the CUL9 gene encoding cullin-9 isoform X3, whose translation MSQDSTPSKYSFPFPILLFSLSCVSQEVRMGARCAGDIMVPLGSRLQAYPEELLRQRPGHDGHPEYLIRWSVLKCGEAGRVGVGSEGKAEHIFMWLSAPEVYANCPMLLGELVLSKGPQHEPAGGSGSFPRDPGGLDEVAMGEMEADVRALVRRAARQLAEGGTSSLTAAVLHTIHVLSAYASIGPLTRVFRETGALDLLMQMLCNPESQIRRSAGKMLQALAAHDAGSRAHVLLSLSQQDGIEQHMDFDSRYTLLELFAETTSSEEHCMAFEGIHLPQIPGKLLFSLVKRYLCVTSLLDQLNNNPEPSAGDRGSHSPSREELIWEKSRGQWEKSRGQRKLEFSMAVGNLISELVRSMGWARNLREQGTLHPRPTRSIFQPCVSGPSLLLPTIVSTPGRQGRAFRQRSEFSSRSGYGEYVQQTLTLGMRVRMLDDYEEISAGDEGEFRQSNNGVPPVQVFWQSTGRTYWVHWHMLEILGPEDTAENTTSAAVEKGEGPTVLGTDTETPLPISSAFPSWDWKPVDGLYSLPYLQPEPQRTEELGFLTQAEWWELLFFIKKLDMCEQQSIFQNLRENLDETMGEKAIGEISVPIEMAEGLLQVLSNRFEGSILSDLLNSQIFTKYGQLPDEVNSSSSSRSHSCTPDPEEESKLEATFSEGETESPKTKAESPKAEAEPAKAKVEPPMAQSDSQLFNQLLVIEGMALPPEMKEAASEMARSLRGPGPRSSLDQHVAAVVATVQISSVDTNLQLSGLHALSQAVEEATERDHPLVRPDRSLREKLVKTLVELLTNQVGEKMVVVLALRLLYLLMTKHEWRPLFAREGGIYAVLVCMQEYKTSVLVQQAGLAALKMLAIAGSSEIPTFVTGRDSVHPLFDAQMTREIFASIDSATRPGSESLLLTVPAAVILMLNTEGCSSAVRNGLLLLNLLLCNHHTLGDQIITRELRDTLFRHSGIAPETEPMPTTRTILMMLLNRYSEPLGSPEHAALETPSTQGQDGSSEQLIRSLVGGPSAELLLNLEQVLCREGGPGGSMRPLLKRLQQETQPFLLLLRTLDAPGPNKTLLLTVLRVMTRLLDFPETMVLPWHEVLEPCLNCLSGPSSDSEVVQELICFLHHLSSMHKDYAVVLCCLGAKEALSKVLDKHSVQLLLGCELRDLVTECEKHAQLYSNLTSSILAGCIQMVLGQIEDHRRSHQPINIPFFDVFLRHLCQGSSVEVKEDKCWEKVEVSSNPHRASKLTDRNPKTYWESNGSTGSHSITLHMHRGVLVRQLTLLVASEDSSYMPARVVVLGGDSASCISTELNTVNVMPSASRVILLENLNRFWPIIQIRIKRCQQGGIDTRVRGVEVLGPKPTFWPLFREQLCRRTCLFYTIWAQAWSQDIAEDRRRLLQLCPRLNRVLRHEQNFADRFLPDEEAAQALGKTCWEALVSPLVQNITSPDAEGVSSLGWLLGQYLEQRENSRYPPSRAASFASRVRRLCHLLVHVEPPPGPSLEPSTRPFSKNSKGRDRSPAPSPVLPSNSLRNITQCWLSVVQEQVSRFLAAAWRAPDFVPRYCELYEDLQRAGMELFGPRAAFTLALRSGFSGALLQQSFLTTAHMSEQFARHIDQQIQGGLMGGAPAVEMLGQLQQHLEPIMVLSGLELATTFEHFYQHYMADRLLSLGSSWLDGAVLEQIGLCFPNRLPQRMLQSLNTSEELKCQFHLYQLQQLDRLLLEQDKEEQGLEEEEEEEEEGAEKELFIKDPSSTVAVLVLSPRCWPVSPLCYLYHPRKCLSTEFCEALDCFSNFYSQSQNHPVLDMGPRRRLQWTWLGRAEMQFGDQTLHVSTVQMWLLLNFNQTEEVSVETLLKNSDLSPELLLQALLPLTSENGPLTLHEGQDFPHGGVLRLHEPGPQPSGDALWLIPPQTYLNVQKDEGRTLEQKRNLLSCLLVRILKAHGEKGLHIDQLVCLVLEAWRKGPNLPGSLGHTIARGVACSSTDVLSCILHLLGQGYVARHDDQPQILIPEAVAALASLQLPASRTMSPQEVEGLMEQTVQQVQETLNLEPDVAQHLLAHSHWGAEQLLQSYSDNPEPLLLAAGLCIPQAQTAPIRPDHCPVCISPLEPDDDLPCLCCMHYCCKSCWNEYLTTRIEQNLVLNCTCPIADCPAQPTGAFIRAIVSSPEVISKYEKALLRGYVESCSNLTWCTNPQGCDRILCLQGLGCGTACAKCGWASCFNCSFPEAHYPASCGHMSQWVDDGGYYEGMSVEAQSKHLAKLISKRCPSCQAPIEKNEGCLHMTCAKCNHGFCWRCLKSWKPSHKDFYNCSAMVSKAARQEKRFQDYNERCTFHHQAREFAVNLRNRVSAIHEVPPPKSFTFLSDACQGLEQARKVLAYSCVYSFYSQDTEYMDVVEQQTENLELHTNALQILLEETLLRCQDLATSLRLLRADCLNTGLELLRRIQERLLAILQHSTQDFRVGLQSPAGLEAREAKGPNMPGHQPQSCSGLEVDEDEEEEEEDEDDVPQWHQNEFDEELDNDSFSYDEESENLDQETFFFGDEEEDDEVYD comes from the exons ATGTCTCAAGACTCCACCCCATCTAagtattcttttccctttcccatattgcttttttctctctcctgtgtGTCCCAGGAGGTCAGGATGGGGGCACGGTGTGCCGGGGACATCATGGTGCCCTTGGGGTCCCGGCTGCAGGCGTATCCTGAAGAGCTCCTTCGACAGCGGCCTGGGCACGATGGGCATCCTGAATACCTGATCCGATGGAGTGTTCTGAAGTGTGGGGAAGCAGGCAGGGTGGGTGTGGGCTCCGAAGGCAAGGCAGAGCACATCTTCATGTGGCTGTCAGCTCCTGAGGTCTACGCCAACTGTCCCATGCTGTTAGGTGAGCTGGTGCTATCTAAGGGACCTCAGCATGAACCAGCTGGGGGTTCGGGAAGCTTTCCCCGGGATCCAGGAGGCCTGGATGAAGTGGCAATGGGAGAGATGGAGGCTGATGTGCGGGCACTGGTACGCAGGGCTGCCAGGCAGCTAGCAGAGGGTGGGACTTCAAGCCTCACTGCCGCTGTGCTCCATACTATCCACGTGCTCAGTGCCTATGCCAGCATTGGGCCCCTCACCAGGGTCTTCAGGGAAACAGGAGCCCTGGACCTGCTCATGCAGATGTTGTGCAACCCTGAGTCTCAGATCCGTCGGAGTGCAGGCAAGATGCTGCAGGCCCTGGCAGCCCACGATGCTG GGAGTCGGGCTCATGTTCTCCTGTCGCTGAGCCAGCAAGATGGCATCGAGCAGCACATGGATTTTGACAGCCGCTATACTTTGCTGGAGCTGTTTGCAGAGACCACGTCCTCTGAAGAACACTGCATGGCCTTTGAGGGCATTCATCTGCCTCAG ATCCCAGGAAAGCTGCTCTTCTCCCTGGTGAAGCGCTACCTGTGTGTCACTTCCCTGCTGGATCAGCTGAATAACAATCCAGAGCCAAGCGCTGGAGACAGAGGCTCCCATTCCCCCTCGAGGGAGGAGCTCATCTGGGAGAAGAGCCGTGGGCAGTGGGAGAAAAGCCGTGGGCAGCGGAAGCTGGAGTTCAGTATGGCTGTGGGCAACCTCATCTCAGAGCTGGTGCGGAGCATGGGCTGGGCCCGGAACCTCAGAGAACAGGGCACGTTGCATCCGCGGCCGACTCGTTCGATCTTTCAGCCCTGCGTTTCAGGGCCCAGCCTTTTACTCCCCACCATCGTCAGCACCCCCGGAAGgcaagggcgggctttccgccagCGCTCTGAGTTCTCAAGCCGCAGTGGCTATGGTGAGTATGTGCAGCAGACGCTGACGCTGGGGATGCGAGTGCGGATGCTGGACGATTACGAGGAGATCAGCGCCGGAGACGAGGGCGAGTTCCGGCAGAGTAACAACGGCGTGCCCCCTGTGCAG GTCTTCTGGCAGTCAACGGGCCGTACCTACTGGGTGCACTGGCACATGCTGGAAATCCTGGGCCCTGAGGACACTGCTGAAAATACAACTTCAGCCGCTgtggagaagggggaagggcCTACAGTGTTGGGCACAG ACACTGAGACCCCTCTGCCTATATCCTCAGCATTTCCCTCCTGGGACTGGAAGCCTGTAGATGGGCTCTACTCTCTGCCATACCTCCAGCCTGAGCCTCAGAGGACTGAGGAATTGGGATTCCTGACCCAAGCTGAGTGGTGGGAGCTGCTCTTCTTCATCAAGAAGCTAGACATGTGTGAGCAGCAGTCAATTTTCCAGAATCTTCGGGAGAATCTGGATGAG ACCATGGGCGAAAAGGCCATAGGTGAGATCTCCGTGCCCATAGAGATGGCTGAGGGTCTGCTGCAGGTTCTCAGTAATCGGTTTGAAGGTAGCATCCTCAGTGACCTGCTCAACTCCCAAATCTTCACCAAGTATGGGCAGCTACCGGATGAAGTAAACAGCTCATCTTCTTCACGAAGTCACTCCTGTACCCCAGATCCAGAAGAGGAGTCCAAGTTGGAGGCCACCTTCTCAGAGGGAGAGACTGAATCCCCCAAAACAAAGGCTGAGTCCCCTAAGGCAGAAGCAGAACCTGCCAAGGCAAAAGTTGAGCCTCCCATGGCACAGAGCGATTCACAGCTGTTTAACCAGCTTCTAGTGATTGAGGGGATGGCGCTGCCCCCTGAGATGAAGGAGGCAGCCAGTG AGATGGCTAGAAGCTTGCGGGGTCCCGGTCCGCGAAGCTCCCTGGATCAGCATGTGGCAGCGGTCGTGGCCACTGTTCAGATATCCAGCGTGGACACAAACCTGCAGCTTTCAGGGCTCCATGCCCTCTCGCAGGCTGTGGAGGAGGCCACTGAGCGGGACCACCCTTTGGTTCGTCCTGACAGATCCCTGAG aGAGAAGCTTGTGAAGACTCTAGTGGAGCTGCTGACCAACCAGGTGGGAGAGAAGATGGTAGTGGTACTGGCCCTGCGACTGCTTTACCTGCTCATGACCAAGCATGAGTGGCGCCCACTCTTTGCCAGGGAGGGTGGCATCTACGCTGTGCTGGTTTGCATGCAGGAATATAAGACATCCGTCTTGGTGCAGCAGGCAGGACTAGCG GCATTGAAGATGCTGGCCATTGCCGGCTCCTCTGAGATTCCTACTTTTGTGACTGGCCGAGATTCTGTCCACCCTTTGTTTGATGCCCAGATGACCAGAGAGATCTTCGCCAGCATTGACTCTGCCACACGCCCAGGCTCTGAGAGCCTGCTCCTTACTGTCCCTGCAGCCGTGATCCTGATGCTGAACACTGAGGG gTGTTCCTCTGCAGTGAGAAATGGCCTGCTCCTGCTCAACCTACTTTTGTGTAATCACCACACCCTGGGAGACCAGATCATAACCCGAGAGTTGAGGGACACTTTGTTTAGGCACTCCGGGATAGCACCGGAGACGGAACCCATGCCCACCACACGCACCATCCTCATGATGCTTCTCAATCGCTACTCAGAGCCACTGGGCAGTCCTGAACACGCAG CACTGGAGACCCCTAGCACCCAGGGCCAGGATGGGTCCTCTGAGCAACTGATCCGATCCCTGGTGGGGGGCCCATCTGCAGAGCTACTCCTGAACTTGGAGCAGGTGTTGTGCCGGGAGGGTGGTCCAGGAGGCTCCATGAGGCCCCTCCTCAAGCGCCTCCAGCAGGAGACCCAGCCCTTCCTCCTGTTGCTGCGGACCCTGGATGCCCCTGGGCCCAACAAAACTCTGCTGCTGACCGTGCTGAG GGTCATGACCCGGCTGTTGGATTTCCCTGAGACAATGGTTCTCCCCTGGCATGAAGTCTTAGAGCCCTGCCTCAACTGCCTGAGTGGCCCCAGCAGTGACTCTGAG GTCGTTCAGGAGCTGATCTGCTTCCTGCATCACCTGTCCTCAATGCATAAGGACTATGCAGTGGTCCTCTGCTGCCTGGGAGCCAAAGAAGCCCTGTCCAAAGTCTTGGACAAGCACTCAGTTCAGCTGCTGCTGGGCTGTGAGCTTCGGGACCTGGTGACAGAGTGTGAAAAACATGCCCAGCTCTACAGTAACCTCACCTCCAGCATCCTGGCTGGCTGCATTCAG ATGGTGCTGGGCCAGATTGAAGACCACAGACGAAGCCACCAACCCATCAATATCCCCTTCTTTGATGTGTTCCTCAGGCATCTCTGCCAAG GCTCCAGTGTAGAAGTGAAGGAGGACAAGTGCTGGGAGAAGGTGGAGGTGTCCTCCAACCCACACCGGGCCAGCAAGCTGACAGACCGCAATCCCAAGACCTACTGGGAGTCCAATGGCAGCACCGGCTCACACTCCATCACCCTGCACATGCATCGTGGTGTTCTTGTTAG GCAGCTGACTCTTCTGGTGGCCAGTGAGGACTCAAGTTACATGCCGGCCAGGGTGGTGGTGCTTGGGGGTGACAGTGCCAGCTGCATCAGCACTGAGCTCAACACG GTGAATGTGATGCCATCTGCCAGCAGAGTGATCCTCCTGGAGAATCTGAACCGCTTCTGGCCCATCATCCAGATCCGAATAAAGCGCTGCCAGCAG GGCGGCATCGACACCCGTGTTCGGGGTGTGGAGGTCTTGGGCCCCAAGCCCACATTCTGGCCACTGTTCCGGGAGCAGCTGTGTCGCCGCACATGTCTCTTCTATACAATTTGGGCACAAGCCTGGAGCCAGGACATTGCTGAGGACCGCAGGCGCCTCCTCCAGCTCTGCCCCAG ACTGAACAGGGTTTTGCGCCATGAGCAGAATTTTGCTGATCGCTTCCTCCCTGACGAGGAGGCTGCCCAAGCCCTGGGCAAGACCTGCTGGGAGGCCCTGGTCAGCCCCCTGGTGCAGAACATCACCTCCCCTG ATGCAGAAGGTGTGAGCTCCTTGGGTTGGCTGCTAGGTCAGTACTTGGAACAAAGGGAGAACTCTCGGTACCCCCCGAGTCGAGCAGCATCCTTTGCCTCTCGAGTTCGTCGCCTTTGCCACTTGCTGGTGCATGTAGAGCCTCCTCCTGGACCTTCTCTGGAGCCATCCACTAGGCCCT TCAGCAAGAACAGTAAGGGTCGGGATCGGAGCCCCGCCCCTTCACCAGTTCTTCCAAGCAACAGCCTGAGAAACATAACCCAGTGCTGGCTGAGTGTGGTGCAGGAGCAG GTCAGCAGGTTCCTGGCTGCAGCCTGGAGAGCCCCGGACTTCGTGCCCCGTTACTGTGAACTCTATGAGGACCTGCAGAGAGCCGGCATGGAGCTTTTTGGGCCTCGGGCAGCTTTCACATTGGCTCTGCGCAGTGGCTTCTCTGGCGCCTTGCTACAGCAGTCCTTCCTCACCACTGCCCAT ATGAGTGAGCAGTTTGCCCGGCACATCGACCAGCAGATCCAGGGTGGCCTGATGGGTGGAGCCCCAGCAGTGGAAATGCTGGGGCAGCTTCAGCAGCACCTGGAGCCCATCATGGTTCTTTCTGGCCTGGAGCTGGCCACTACTTTTGAACACTTCTATCA GCACTACATGGCAGACCGTCTTCTGAGCTTGGGCTCGAGCTGGCTGGACGGGGCTGTGCTAGAGCAGATTGGCCTCTGCTTCCCCAACCGCCTCCCCCAGCGGATGCTACAGAGCCTGAACACCTCTGAGGAGCTCAAGTGCCAGTTCCACCTATACCAGCTCCAGCAGCTTGACAGACTGCTCTTGGAGCAGGACAAGGAGGAACAAGGACTGGAGGAAGAG gaggaagaagaagaagaaggggctGAGAAAGAGCTATTTATCAAAGACCCAAGTTCAACAGTTGCTGTGCTGGTCCTGTCACCACGCTGCTGGCCGGTCTCCCCACTCTGCTACCTGTACCATCCCAGAAAGTGCCTTTCCACAGAATTCTGTGAAGCTCTTGACTGCTTCTCCAACTTCTACAGCCAGA GCCAGAACCATCCAGTCCTGGACATGGGACCACGTCGGCGGCTGCAGTGGACGTGGCTGGGCCGGGCCGAGATGCAGTTTGGGGACCAGACCCTGCATGTGTCCACTGTGCAGATGTGGCTGCTGTTGAATTTCAATCAGACGGAG GAGGTGTCAGTAGAAACCTTGCTGAAGAATTCTGACCTCTCCCCAGAGCTACTGCTCCAGGCCCTTCTGCCCCTCACCTCTGAGAATGGCCCTTTGACACTGCATGAGGGTCAGGACTTTCCACATGGGG GTGTTCTGCGGCTTCATGAGCCTGGGCCACAGCCCAGTGGGGACGCCCTGTGGCTGATACCTCCCCAGACATACCTGAATGTACAAAAGGATGAGGGCCGAACCCTGGAACAGAAAAGGAATCTCTTGAGCTGTCTTCTTGTCCGTATTCTCAAAGCCCATGGGGAGAAGGGCCTCCACATTGATCAGCTGGTTTGTCTG gTGCTGGAGGCCTGGCGGAAGGGCCCAAATCTCCCTGGAAGCCTGGGCCACACTATTGCCAGGGGCGTGGCCTGTTCAAGCACAGACGTCCTCTCTTGCATCCTGCACCTTCTGGGCCAAGGCTATGTGGCACGGCATGACGACCAGCCCCAAATCCTGAT CCCAGAAGCCGTGGCTGCCCTGGCATCTCTGCAGCTGCCTGCCAGCCGCACCATGAGCCCCCAAGAGGTAGAAGGGTTGATGGAGCAGACGGTGCAGCAGGTGCAGGAGACGCTGAACCTAGAGCCAGATGTGGCTCAGCATCTGCTGGCTCATTCCCACTGGGGCGCCGAGCAGCTGCTGCAGAGTTACAGCGATAACCCTGAGCCATTGCTGTTGGCAGCTGGGCTGTGCATACCCCAGGCCCAGACTGCTCCCATACGCCCTGACCACTGCCCTGTCTGCATCAGCCCCCTGGAGCCCGATGACGACTTGCCCTGTCTCTGCTGCATGCACTACTGCTGTAAG tCTTGCTGGAATGAGTATCTGACAACTCGAATTGAGCAGAACCTTGTGCTGAACTGCACTTGCCCCATTGCCGACTGCCCTGCCCAGCCCACTGGAGCCTTCATCCGTGCCATCGTCTCCTCTCCAGAGGTCATTTCCAAG TATGAGAAGGCCCTCCTGCGTGGCTATGTGGAGAGCTGTTCCAACTTGACCTGGTGCACCAATCCCCAAGGCTGCGATCGCATCCTGTGCCTCCAGGGCCTGGGCTGTGGGACTGCCTGTGCCAAGTGCGGCTGGGCCTCCTGTTTCAACTGCAGCTTCCCTGAG GCGCACTACCCTGCCAGCTGTGGCCACATGTCGCAGTGGGTTGACGATGGCGGCTACTACGAAGGCATGAGTGTGGAGGCCCAGAGCAAGCACCTGGCCAAGCTCATTTCCAAGCGTTGTCCCAGCTGTCAGGCTCCCATCGAGAAGAACGAGGGGTGTCTGCA CATGACCTGTGCCAAATGCAACCATGGTTTCTGCTGGCGCTGCCTCAAGTCCTGGAAGCCAAGTCACAAAGACTTTTACAACTGCTCTGCCATG GTAAGCAAAGCAGCTCGCCAGGAGAAGCGGTTTCAGGACTATAACGAGAGGTGTACTTTCCACCACCAGGCCCGG GAATTTGCTGTAAACTTGCGGAACCGTGTATCTGCTATCCACGAGGTGCCCCCGCCAAAATCCTTCACCTTCCTCAGTGACGCCTGCCAGGGTCTCGAGCAGGCACGAAAG GTGCTGGCCTATTCCTGCGTGTACAGCTTCTACAGTCAGGACACTGAGTACATGGACGTGGTAGAGCAGCAGACCGAGAACTTGGAGCTGCACACCAACGCCCTGCAGATCCTGCTTG AGGAGACCCTCCTACGGTGCCAGGACCTGGCCACCTCCTTGCGCCTCCTGCGGGCTGACTGCCTCAACACGGGCCTGGAGCTGCTCCGGCGGATCCAGGAAAGGCTGCTTGCCATCCTGCAGCACTCCACCCAG GACTTCCGGGTTGGCCTCCAGAGTCCAGCAGGCCTAGAGGCCCGGGAGGCCAAGGGACCCAACATGCCCGGCCATCA GCCCCAAAGCTGCTCAGGCCTGGAGGTGGAtgaggacgaggaggaggaggaagaggatgaggACGATGTGCCCCAGTGGCATCAGAACGAGTTCGACGAGGAGCTGGACAATGACAGCTTCTCCTATGATGAGGAATCTGAGAACCTGGACCAAGAGACTTTCTTCTTTGGCGATGAGGAGGAGGATGATGAGGTCTATGACTGA